One part of the Streptomyces lydicus genome encodes these proteins:
- a CDS encoding COX15/CtaA family protein: MPNSLNPLELIARRWQPSAAFVRRAALATVVMAVIIVVTGGAVRLSQSGLGCSTWPKCTPDSLTPTAAMGINGIIEFSNRMLTDVLCVVVGVFIIAARARSPRRRSLTRLGWAQFWLVMSNAVIGGITVLSGLNPYIVGSHFLAATALLTVAVLSWWRAREGDEEPRDLVTRPVRQLAWLLVGATGALTVIGTVVTGAGPHAGDAHKVHRIPLDWQEITQLHVDFVYIVVGLTVALWFTLRAVKAPAAPRRMVLELFACLAAQGVIGYVQYFMGLPELVIGLHMLGSTLVWICALRLALALRDRGPLQEDAPAVAAPTGAHEALDAQAVSAPSR, encoded by the coding sequence GTGCCGAATTCGCTGAATCCCCTTGAGCTGATCGCCCGCCGCTGGCAGCCGTCTGCGGCCTTCGTCCGGCGGGCCGCGCTCGCGACCGTCGTGATGGCCGTGATCATCGTCGTCACGGGCGGCGCGGTCCGGCTCAGCCAGTCCGGACTGGGCTGCTCGACCTGGCCGAAGTGCACCCCGGACAGCCTGACGCCGACCGCGGCGATGGGCATCAACGGCATCATCGAGTTCAGCAACCGCATGCTGACGGACGTGCTGTGCGTGGTCGTCGGCGTGTTCATCATCGCCGCCCGCGCCCGCAGCCCGCGGCGCCGCTCGCTCACCCGGCTCGGCTGGGCGCAGTTCTGGCTCGTCATGAGCAACGCCGTCATCGGCGGCATCACGGTCCTGTCCGGCCTGAACCCGTACATCGTCGGCTCGCACTTCCTCGCGGCCACGGCGCTGCTCACGGTCGCCGTGCTGAGCTGGTGGCGGGCCCGCGAGGGCGACGAGGAGCCGCGTGACCTGGTCACCCGCCCGGTGCGGCAGCTGGCCTGGCTGCTGGTCGGGGCGACCGGCGCGCTCACCGTCATCGGCACGGTCGTCACCGGCGCGGGCCCGCACGCGGGCGACGCCCACAAGGTGCACCGCATCCCGCTGGACTGGCAGGAGATCACCCAGCTGCACGTCGACTTCGTCTACATCGTCGTCGGCCTGACCGTCGCCCTGTGGTTCACGCTGCGCGCCGTCAAGGCGCCGGCCGCCCCGCGCCGGATGGTGCTGGAACTGTTCGCCTGCCTCGCCGCGCAGGGCGTCATCGGCTACGTCCAGTACTTCATGGGCCTGCCCGAACTCGTCATCGGCCTGCACATGCTGGGCTCGACCCTGGTGTGGATCTGCGCGCTGCGGCTGGCCCTGGCGCTGCGGGACCGCGGTCCGCTCCAGGAGGACGCGCCCGCCGTGGCGGCGCCCACCGGTGCGCACGAGGCACTCGACGCTCAGGCGGTCTCCGCGCCCAGCCGGTAG
- a CDS encoding ABC transporter permease translates to MTATKTGTAAGTFAPRPGAAPLSRMIRAQAALETRMLLRNGEQLLLTVVIPTLLLVLFSTVDIVDTGAGSAVDFLAPGVLALAVMSTAFTGQAIATGFERRYGVLKRLAASPLPRWALMTAKTCSVLVTEILQIVLLTVIAFALGWSPRGNPLAVLLLLLLGTAAFSGLGLLMAGTLKAEATLAAANLVFLLLLVGGGVIVPLAKFPEAARHVLEFLPVSALSDGLRTVLQHGASMPWADLGILAVWAVLGLGAAARFFRWE, encoded by the coding sequence ATGACCGCCACCAAGACCGGTACGGCTGCCGGCACCTTCGCCCCGCGGCCCGGCGCCGCGCCCCTGTCCCGGATGATCCGGGCCCAGGCGGCCCTGGAGACCAGGATGCTGCTGCGCAACGGCGAGCAGCTGCTGCTGACCGTCGTCATCCCGACGCTGCTGCTGGTGCTGTTCTCCACCGTCGACATCGTCGACACCGGGGCCGGCAGCGCGGTGGACTTCCTCGCGCCGGGCGTCCTCGCGCTGGCCGTGATGTCCACGGCGTTCACCGGCCAGGCCATCGCCACCGGCTTCGAGCGCCGCTACGGCGTCCTCAAGCGGCTGGCCGCCTCCCCGCTCCCCCGCTGGGCGCTGATGACCGCCAAGACCTGTTCGGTGCTGGTCACCGAGATCCTGCAGATCGTGCTGCTGACGGTGATCGCCTTCGCGCTGGGCTGGTCCCCGCGGGGCAACCCGCTCGCGGTGCTGCTGCTGCTCCTTCTGGGGACGGCCGCGTTCTCCGGTCTCGGGCTGCTGATGGCCGGAACGCTGAAGGCCGAGGCGACGCTGGCCGCCGCCAACCTGGTCTTCCTGCTGCTGCTCGTCGGCGGCGGCGTGATCGTCCCGCTGGCGAAGTTCCCGGAGGCGGCCCGCCACGTGCTGGAGTTCCTGCCGGTCTCGGCGCTGTCGGACGGCCTGCGGACGGTCCTTCAGCACGGCGCGTCGATGCCCTGGGCCGACCTCGGCATCCTCGCCGTATGGGCGGTGCTGGGGCTGGGCGCGGCGGCGAGGTTCTTCCGCTGGGAGTAG
- a CDS encoding ABC transporter ATP-binding protein, with product MRSSSPGGAPRTRPHAPAGGSTGPGPAVEITGLVKRYGTTTAVDGLDLTVARGAVTAVLGPNGAGKTTTVETCEGYRRPDAGRVRVLGLDPVADSAALRPRIGVMLQSGGVYAGARAVEMLRHTATLHAHPLDVDGLVERLGLGSCGRTPYRRLSGGQQQRLALAMAVVGRPELVFLDEPTAGLDPQARHATWDLVRELRADGVSCVLTTHFMDEAEQLADDVAIIDGGRVIAQGSPEELCRGGAENSLRFTGRPGLDLASLLKALPADSAATELATGTYRVHGKINPQLLATVASWCAQNGVMPDAIAVERHTLEDVFLELTGKELRA from the coding sequence ATGCGCAGCAGCTCCCCGGGGGGCGCCCCCCGGACCCGCCCCCACGCTCCGGCGGGGGGATCCACAGGCCCCGGGCCTGCCGTCGAGATCACCGGCCTGGTCAAGCGGTACGGGACCACGACCGCGGTGGACGGGCTCGACCTGACCGTCGCCCGCGGCGCGGTCACCGCGGTGCTCGGCCCCAACGGCGCCGGCAAGACCACCACCGTCGAGACCTGCGAGGGCTACCGCCGCCCGGACGCCGGCCGGGTCCGCGTCCTGGGCCTGGACCCGGTCGCCGACTCCGCCGCGCTGCGCCCGCGGATCGGCGTGATGCTGCAGTCCGGCGGCGTCTACGCCGGCGCCCGTGCGGTGGAGATGCTGCGGCACACCGCCACCCTGCACGCCCACCCGCTCGACGTCGACGGGCTCGTCGAACGCCTCGGCCTGGGCAGCTGCGGCCGGACCCCCTACCGGCGGCTGTCCGGCGGACAGCAGCAGCGGCTCGCGCTGGCGATGGCCGTGGTCGGCCGCCCCGAGCTGGTCTTCCTCGACGAGCCGACCGCCGGTCTCGACCCGCAGGCCCGGCACGCCACCTGGGACCTCGTACGGGAGCTGCGCGCCGACGGCGTGAGCTGCGTGCTGACCACCCACTTCATGGACGAGGCCGAGCAGCTGGCCGACGACGTCGCGATCATCGACGGCGGCCGGGTGATCGCCCAGGGCAGCCCGGAGGAGCTGTGCCGCGGCGGCGCGGAGAACAGCCTGCGCTTCACCGGACGGCCCGGCCTGGACCTCGCCTCGCTGCTCAAGGCGCTGCCCGCCGACAGCGCGGCCACCGAGCTCGCCACCGGCACGTACCGCGTGCACGGAAAGATCAACCCGCAACTGCTGGCCACGGTCGCCTCCTGGTGCGCGCAGAACGGGGTGATGCCGGACGCCATAGCGGTCGAACGGCACACCCTGGAGGACGTCTTCCTGGAACTGACCGGCAAGGAGCTGCGCGCATGA